A genomic region of Arachis hypogaea cultivar Tifrunner chromosome 5, arahy.Tifrunner.gnm2.J5K5, whole genome shotgun sequence contains the following coding sequences:
- the LOC112802575 gene encoding cullin-1, which yields MERKTIDLEQGWDYMQKGITKLKKILEGLPEPPFSSEEYMMLYTTIYNMCTQKPPNDFSQQLYDKYKEAFDDYIESTVLPSLREKHDEFMLRELVQRWINHKVMVRWLSRFFHYLDRYFIARRSLPPLNAVGLTCFRDLVYMEVRANARKAVITLIDKEREGEQIDRSLLKNVLDIFVEIGMGEMDQYEQDFEVQMLEDTADYYKSKATNWIEVDSCPDYMLKAEDCLRRERERVTHYLHSSTEQKLVEKVQHELLVTHANQLLEKEHSGVRALLRDDKVEDLSRMYRLYQKIPKGLDPVANVFKQHITAEGTALVQQAEEASSSQTTSGPGLQEQVLVRKFIELHDKYMTYVNDCFINHTLFHKALKEAFEVFCNKNVAGSSSAELLATFCDNILKKGGSEKLSDEAIEETLEKVVKLLAYISDKDLYAEFYRKKLARRLLFDRSANEDHEKCILTKLKQQCGGQFTSKMEGMVMDLTLARDNQMKFEEYLRDNTHVNPGIDLTVTVLTTGFWPSYKSFDLNLPVEMVKCVEVFKEFYETKTKHRKLTWIYSLGTCHIIGKFEPKTIELVVSTYQAAALLLFNSADKLSYSEIMMQLNLTHEDVVRLLHSLSCAKYKILSKEPNTRTISPNDSFEFNYKFTDKMRRIKIPLPPVDERKKVIEDVDKDRRYAIDAAIVRIMKSRKVLGHQQLVLECVEQLGRMFKPDIKAIKKRIEDLITRDYLERDKENPNTFKYLA from the exons ATGGAGCGGAAGACTATTGATTTGGAACAAGGTTGGGACTATATGCAGAAGGGGATTACTAAGTTGAAGAAAATTCTTGAAGGATTGCCAGAACCTCCTTTCAGCTCAGAGGAATACATGATGCTTTACAC GACTATTTATAATATGTGTACTCAGAAGCCACCGAACGATTTTTCACAACAGCTTTATGATAAATACAAGGAGGCTTTTGATGACTACATAGAGTCTACG GTTTTGCCATCTCTAAGGGAGAAGCATGATGAATTTATGCTGAGGGAGCTTGTCCAAAGGTGGATAAATCACAAGGTCATGGTGAGGTGGCTTTCACGCTTCTTTCATTATCTTGATCGGTACTTCATTGCTCGACGCTCCCTGCCACCACTCAATGCTGTTGGCCTTACCTGCTTCCGTGATCTG GTTTATATGGAGGTACGAGCTAATGCAAGGAAAGCTGTGATCACTCTT ATTGACAAAGAGCGTGAGGGCGAACAGATTGATAGATCATTGCTGAAAAATgttcttgatatatttgttgagattGGTATGGGTGAAATGGATCAATATGAGCAGGATTTCGAAGTTCAGATGCTTGAGGATACTGCTGATTACTACAAAAGTAAGGCTACAAACTGGATTGAGGTTGACTCTTGTCCAGATTATATGCTAAAG GCTGAGGACTGCttgagaagggagagagaaagagtgaCTCATTACTTGCACTCCAGCACTGAGCAGAAATTGGTAGAG AAAGTGCAACATGAGTTGTTGGTGACCCATGCTAATCAATTACTTGAGAAGGAGCACTCTGGTGTCCGGGCCTTGCTTAGAGATGATAAG GTGGAAGATCTCTCTCGGATGTATAGACTTTACCAAAAAATACCTAAAGGCTTAGATCCTGTTGCGAATGTATTCAAGCAG CATATTACAGCCGAGGGTACAGCATTGGTCCAGCAGGCTGAAGAAGCTTCTAGCAGTCAG ACCACAAGTGGGCCTGGTCTTCAGGAACAA GTCCTTGTCAGAAAATTCATAGAGCTCCATGACAAGTACATGACATATGTTAATGACTGCTTTATAAATCACACACTGTTCCACAAG gCTTTAAAGGAGGcatttgaggttttctgtaataAAAATGTTGCTGGTAGTTCCAGTGCAGAACTATTAGCTACATTCTGCGACAATATCCTTAAAAAGGGTGGAAGTGAGAAGCTGAGCGATGAAGCAATTGAAGAAACTCTTGAGAAG GTAGTCAAGCTGCTTGCATATATCAGTGATAAGGATCTCTATGCAGAATTTTACAG GAAAAAACTAGCCCGCAGATTACTTTTTGATAGGAGTGCCAATGAAGATCATGAAAAGTGTATTTTGACAAAGCTAAAGCAGCAGTGTGGTGGCCAGTTCACATCTAAGATGGAGGGAATG GTTATGGACTTGACTTTGGCGCGTGATAACCAGATGAAATTTGAGGAATATCTTCGGGACAACACACATGTTAATCCTGGAATTGATCTGACTGTTACTGTTCTTACCACAGGATTCTGGCCAAGTTACAAGTCTTTTGATCTCAACCTCCCGGTGGAGATG gtCAAGTGTGTGGAAGTTTTTAAAGAATTTTATGAAACAAAGACAAAACACAGAAAACTTACATGGATTTACTCACTTGGAACTTGCCACATCATTGGCAAGTTTGAACCAAAGACTATTGAACTAGTTGTGTCAACCTATCAG GCTGCTGCCTTGCTGCTATTCAACAGTGCTGATAAGTTGAGCTATTCAGAGATTATGATGCAGCTGAACTTAACCCATGAAGATGTTGTTAGGTTACTCCATTCCCTGTCATGTGCAAAATATAAGATTCTTAGCAAGGAGCCTAACACCAGAACTATATCGCCAAATGATAGTTTTGAGTTCAACTACAAATTCACTGACAAAATGAGAAGGATCAAG ATCCCACTACCACCGGTTGATGAAAGGAAGAAGGTGATTGAAGATGTTGACAAGGACCGACGATATGCCATAGATGCTGCAATTGTGCGCATCATGAAGAGCAGGAAAGTTTTAGGCCATCAACAACTGGTTTTGGAGTGCGTTGAACAACTGGGCCGCATGTTCAAG CCTGACATCAAAGCAATTAAGAAGCGGATTGAAGATCTCATAACTCGTGACTATCTGGAAAGAGACAAAGAAAACCCGAATACTTTCAAGTATCTGGCTTAA
- the LOC112803964 gene encoding uncharacterized protein, which produces MEGTVTLLKTSPICVGDDVDDSTVYFHRLFWTFPPCVEAFRHCKPLSREGGKCRVLVFLPDQPAATCDSATGDNVILDRHNGIKDALENPNSGWLPPLAYRAFCIRHVAANFAFSFKGTDAKRLLVNAAYAKTEAEFHYWFDIMRTENPAMCDWANRIEYDKWTQHQDGGRWFGHMTTNISECVNSVLKVTRNLLVTALVKSTYGRLAELFVIRGQTAEAQLTSGAKFCQSFMKAMEHNLKDSRCFTVTLFDRHQSEYTIAETTPTGSFSLGTYRVSLQHRTCDCGYFQALHYPCCHAIACCAQSWLDWSIYVDEVYTMQKVFRVYQMGFVPPVPEGLWQPYDGPTVIPDPRLRRCRDGQPRSTRIWNNMDEADPNRPKRCGLCRQPGHTRRSCPQKGSTVAGSS; this is translated from the exons ATGGAGGGGACAGTTACGTTGTTGAAGACATCTCCGATTTGCGTGGGTGATGACGTGGATGACTCAACCGTGTACTTTCATCGTCTTTTCTGGACGTTTCCTCCTTGTGTTGAAGCTTTCCGACATTGCAAGCCATTG TCTCGTGAAGGGGGAAAATGCCGAGTCTTGGTCTTTCTTCCTGACCAACCTGCGGCAACATGTGACTCCGCAACAGGGGATAATGTCATTTTAGATAGGCACAATGGCATCAAGGATGCACTAGAGAACCCGAACAGTGGGTGGTTACCCCCGCTTGCGTACCGAGCATTTTGTATTCGGCATGTTGCAGCTAACTTCGCATTCAGTTTCAAGGGCACGGATGCAAAGCGTTTGCTTGTGAACGCTGCTTATGCAAAGACTGAGGCAGAGTTTCACTATTGGTTTGATATAATGCGGACTGAGAATCCGGCAATGTGTGATTGGGCGAACAGAATAGAATACGATAAGTGGACTCAGCACCAGGATGGTGGCAGATGGttcggtcacatgacgaccaATATATCTGAGTGTGTTAATTCTGTTCTTAAGGTTACACGAAATCTTCTGGTTACCGCCCTAGTCAAGTCCACATATGGTCGGCTAGCGGAGTTGTTTGTGATTCGTGGTCAGACGGCAGAGGCTCAATTGACCAGCGGTGCCAAGTTCTGTCAGTCTTTTATGAAGGCGATGGAGCACAACTTGAAAGACTCCAGATGTTTCACTGTCACCCTGTTCGATAGACACCAGTCTGAGTACACCATTGCCGAGACAACGCCCACTGGGAGCTTTTCACTTGGGACGTACCGAGTTTCCCTCCAGCACCGTACATGCGACTGTGGATACTTTCAAGCTCTCCATTACCCATGTTGCCATGCAATTGCATGTTGTGCCCAGTCATGGCTTGACTGGTCTATCTATGTCGACGAGGTCTACACCATGCAGAAGGTGTTCAGGGTGTACCAGATGGGTTTCGTGCCGCCAGTACCGGAGGGACTTTGGCAACCTTATGACGGTCCGACCGTTATTCCGGACCCCCGCTTGAGGCGTTGTCGTGATGGCCAACCGAGATCTACCAGAATCTGGAACAACATGGATGAGGCCGACCCTAATCGACCCAAGCGGTGCGGGCTATGCAGACAGCCTGGGCACACGCGTAGGTCTTGCCCCCAGAAAGGCTCCACCGTTGCCGGTAGTTCGTAG
- the LOC112802576 gene encoding autophagy-related protein 18a, with protein sequence MATLSACASPPWLNPNPNPNSNPGPNCLPDQSQTLDFDSLMASQSQLPPHHAPTVASPGSSSPNAAPAELPSLLHVSFNQDHACFAAATENGFRIYNCDPFRELFRREFDGGGIGHVEMLFRCNILALVGGGSHPQYPPNKVMIWDDHQGRCIGELSFRAPVRGVRLRRDRIVVVVEQKIFVYNFADLKLLHQIETVANPKGLCAISHSSDYLVLACPGLMKGQIRVEHYAQKKTKFISAHDSRIACFDLTLDGQLIATASCKGTLIRIFDTDSGTLLQEVRRGANVAEIFSLAFSSTAQWLAVSSDKGTVHVFSLKVNSNVLDDENSHRSSSSDAAITPSSPSGSSRSFIKFKGVLPKYFSSEWSVAKFHLNEGSHYTVAFGLQKNTVVILGMDGSFYRCQFDPGHGGEMTQLEYHNFLKPEPEIAS encoded by the exons ATGGCCACGCTTTCTGCTTGTGCTTCACCACCTTggctaaaccctaaccctaatcccAATTCGAATCCCGGCCCCAATTGTCTCCCAGATCAATCTCAAACCCTCGACTTCGATTCCCTAATGGCCTCTCAATCTCAATTACCGCCTCATCACGCTCCCACCGTTGCTTCGCCGGGATCTTCTTCTCCCAACGCGGCTCCGGCGGAACTGCCGTCTCTCCTCCATGTATCTTTCAACCAGGACCACGCCTGCTTCGCTGCCGCTACTGAGAATGGCTTCCGCATCTACAATTGTGACCCCTTTCGTGAGCTCTTCCGACGCGAGTTCGACGGCGGCGGGATCGGTCACGTGGAGATGCTCTTCCGGTGCAACATCCTTGCCCTCGTCGGCGGTGGGTCCCACCCTCAGTACCCCCCGAACAAGGTCATGATCTGGGACGATCACCAGGGGAGGTGCATCGGCGAGCTCTCGTTCCGCGCTCCCGTGCGAGGCGTCCGGCTCCGCCGAGACAGgatagtggtggtggtggaaCAGAAGATATTTGTGTACAACTTCGCGGACCTGAAGCTGCTGCATCAGATCGAGACCGTCGCGAACCCTAAGGGTCTCTGCGCGATTTCTCATTCGTCGGATTATCTGGTGCTGGCGTGCCCGGGGCTGATGAAGGGCCAGATTCGCGTGGAGCACTACGCGCAGAAGAAGACTAAGTTCATTTCGGCGCATGACTCGCGGATTGCTTGCTTCGATCTCACGCTTGATGGGCAGTTAATCGCCACTGCCAGCTGCAAGGGAACTCTGATTCGGATTTTTGACACAGATAGTGGCACGCTCCTTCAGGAA GTAAGAAGGGGTGCAAATGTGGCTGAGATCTTTAGTTTGGCATTCTCTTCCACTGCTCAGTGGCTAGCAGTCTCAAGTGACAAGGGTACTGTCCACGTTTTCAGCCTTAAGGTTAATTCCAATGTCCTTGATGATGAAAATTCACATCGTTCTTCCAGTTCAGATGCTGCTATTACCCCATCTAGCCCATCTGGTTCATCTCGGTCATTCATTAAATTTAAAG GAGTTTTGCCTAAGTATTTCAGTTCAGAGTGGTCAGTTGCCAAGTTTCACTTAAATGAGGGCTCTCATTACACTGTTGCATTTGGTCTCCAAAAGAATACAGTGGTAATTCTTGGTATGGATGGAAG CTTCTATCGATGTCAGTTTGATCCAGGGCATGGTGGAGAGATGACCCAGCTTGAATACCATAACTTTTTAAAGCCTGAACCAGAAATAGCCTCGTGA